One genomic region from Halobacteriovorax vibrionivorans encodes:
- a CDS encoding MATE family efflux transporter: MVIETTSKRLKELIYFTIPLVIGQVGQMLFNVGDIFVAGRYSTAAVSSIGVASGMLAPFVMIGVSALFSVSAVTARMRGEDANPHTNGVWGSGMTLALGLGSLICLALYIFTYFVDAIGLNKEIVPLVKTYLLWVNISIIPALVFQMIKEYLQAFDKTIFSNVLIIVMNIINLIMNYCLMFGIGPIPEMGIKGAAVATVITRFVLAIILYVYAYRVLPIESHFNKKSFKELIRLGIPVGLGTFIEVLMFSTVTVLIGRMSLVASASHNIVLNIAGLTFMVPLAINGAAGVKVGYGLGRKDMDMIKSYSYGCIFMAEAYMLCMAMFYFLFPETLISLFTTDKEVIAYGANLFFFVALFQIPDGLQITMWGILRGLGMSKLPMIYSFCGYWLIGIPAGIFLTYYHGMEAAGLWAGLAIGLTMASGVLSYLFVKRIGELELLWEK, from the coding sequence ATGGTTATCGAAACAACATCAAAACGACTCAAAGAATTAATCTACTTTACTATCCCACTTGTCATCGGACAGGTTGGGCAAATGTTATTTAACGTTGGAGATATCTTTGTGGCCGGGCGCTATTCCACTGCAGCTGTTTCTTCTATTGGAGTTGCATCTGGAATGTTGGCCCCATTTGTTATGATTGGTGTATCAGCTTTATTTTCTGTAAGTGCAGTTACTGCAAGAATGAGAGGCGAGGATGCTAATCCTCATACTAATGGTGTATGGGGAAGTGGAATGACTTTGGCCTTGGGCCTAGGCTCTCTTATTTGTCTTGCGCTCTATATCTTTACGTATTTTGTCGATGCAATTGGCCTTAATAAAGAAATAGTTCCACTCGTTAAAACCTATCTGCTTTGGGTTAATATATCCATTATCCCGGCCTTAGTTTTTCAAATGATTAAAGAATACCTTCAGGCCTTTGATAAAACTATTTTTTCAAATGTCTTAATCATAGTGATGAATATTATAAATCTCATTATGAATTATTGCTTAATGTTTGGAATTGGCCCTATTCCTGAAATGGGAATTAAGGGCGCTGCCGTTGCAACAGTTATTACCCGCTTTGTATTAGCGATCATTCTCTATGTCTATGCATATCGAGTTCTTCCAATTGAAAGTCATTTTAATAAGAAGTCATTTAAAGAGTTAATTAGGTTGGGGATACCAGTTGGTCTTGGTACATTCATTGAAGTTCTAATGTTCTCAACTGTAACTGTTCTTATTGGGAGAATGAGTCTCGTAGCATCTGCTTCACATAATATCGTTCTAAATATAGCTGGACTCACATTTATGGTTCCTCTGGCAATTAATGGAGCTGCTGGTGTTAAGGTGGGATATGGACTTGGAAGAAAAGATATGGATATGATTAAGAGTTATTCTTATGGTTGTATCTTTATGGCCGAAGCTTACATGCTTTGTATGGCAATGTTCTATTTCTTATTTCCTGAAACATTAATTAGTCTCTTCACAACAGATAAAGAGGTTATTGCTTACGGTGCAAATCTTTTCTTCTTTGTCGCCCTTTTTCAAATACCTGATGGACTACAAATTACCATGTGGGGAATCTTAAGAGGATTGGGGATGAGTAAGCTACCTATGATTTATTCGTTTTGTGGTTATTGGTTAATTGGAATCCCTGCTGGAATCTTTCTTACTTACTATCATGGAATGGAAGCTGCTGGGTTATGGGCCGGTCTTGCTATTGGCCTAACGATGGCTTCAGGTGTCTTATCGTATTTATTTGTAAAAAGAATTGGTGAACTTGAGCTTCTTTGGGAGAAGTAA
- a CDS encoding ATP-binding protein: MTKLTPIYKKVSKVLNDQNTAIKVSSFIVTLIASSVMFGWIKNIPSLIQVQPNFVPMQFNTALCFILSAATIYFISNKKRIKSILIQHIFATILFLISFTSLLQYIIGINLGIDQLFLEHYILVKSEFPGRMSPNTATCFILISALSFVSLLKVTERRLLVLKLIITSIIIAFSATSFLGYLLGIDVTFAWQKHTRMAIHTSFLFLTLSSGFFYYVIKRFRHRSYFNWLPIPTALVILVSFVIAAQFIKQNEAQTIEQTIIHDSQDLESKVLIVIEENLKAIDRLSQRLSYTEGINEQRWEKDAKDYYDDFKYFEQLELYLNDPPRRLFYPKRELSINLDQKRVKELTLYNTSQSRKLLISNVVKDNNSESLVYVSTPVISDNQLIGIQVITTNIKDFFNEVFTDIDKETFQIRILENNNLIYTSSQKRNKNDNFTSFLLDTNGGEWKISISPTDRYIATLSSSTAELVLIFGSFISLLGGLLIYNYQNVELARKEALYSEKIKSSILANMSHEIRTPMNGIIGMVDILSKDLKNKQDLKKVQIIKSSTMALMKTINDILDLSKLESNKLELNEEVFNFKELIRDIVTLFSLESAKNNTTISYSFSNEFPTWFKGDSYRIRQVLNNIVSNSVKFTKNGKVKIITDFKPNGNNSTKISVQVIDTGIGINKEQIPKLFEDYQQAEPGTTKDFDGTGLGLSISKRIIKLLKGSINIDSNPGEGTTVKIEFGCTPSKAPTHNTRLFISESYNTLSVLVVDDSQIQRKILKEYLKRLDIKASLAKNGHEALERLEQKRFDLVFIDYHMPTLDGIETAKLINEKYGLKAPKIIALTGSIEVSKNKDFKDVGVDLVLSKPIDFESLKGIISENIVTKNNTYQKSTTGYPYLNKLISKEELLLKFDGDKQLLKESIDLLLSSSPMLIENIESALDEEDFENLRISAHSYRSAIANFHIVPAIKYAELIEDAARSHKLYEVTENLKKLKEVSLLSQEKLTKMSTELGA; encoded by the coding sequence ATGACAAAGCTCACTCCAATTTATAAGAAAGTAAGTAAAGTTTTGAATGATCAAAATACGGCAATAAAAGTATCTTCTTTTATCGTCACTTTAATTGCCTCATCGGTAATGTTTGGTTGGATAAAGAACATCCCTTCTTTGATTCAAGTACAACCAAACTTTGTTCCAATGCAATTTAACACGGCCCTTTGCTTCATCTTATCAGCTGCAACTATTTACTTTATATCTAATAAGAAAAGAATAAAGAGCATATTAATTCAGCATATCTTTGCAACAATATTATTTTTGATTTCTTTCACAAGCCTTCTTCAATATATAATCGGCATCAACTTAGGTATTGATCAATTATTTCTTGAACATTATATATTAGTGAAGTCAGAATTTCCCGGTAGAATGTCCCCTAATACGGCAACATGTTTTATTCTAATTTCGGCCTTATCTTTTGTCAGTTTACTCAAAGTTACAGAAAGAAGACTACTCGTTTTAAAGTTAATAATCACATCAATTATTATTGCTTTTTCTGCTACTTCGTTTCTTGGATATTTATTAGGAATTGATGTAACATTTGCTTGGCAAAAACATACGAGAATGGCCATTCATACATCTTTTCTTTTTCTTACCTTATCAAGTGGATTCTTTTACTATGTAATTAAAAGATTTAGACACCGTAGCTACTTCAACTGGCTACCAATACCCACTGCATTAGTTATTTTAGTATCATTTGTTATTGCTGCTCAATTTATTAAACAAAATGAGGCCCAAACAATAGAGCAAACGATCATACACGACTCACAAGATCTTGAGAGTAAGGTATTAATCGTCATTGAAGAAAATTTAAAAGCGATCGACAGGCTCTCTCAACGACTTTCATATACTGAAGGTATTAATGAGCAGAGATGGGAAAAAGATGCTAAAGACTATTACGACGACTTTAAATATTTTGAACAATTAGAGCTTTACTTAAATGATCCTCCAAGAAGGCTTTTCTATCCTAAGCGAGAGCTATCAATCAACTTAGACCAAAAAAGAGTCAAAGAATTAACACTTTATAATACATCACAAAGTCGAAAGCTCCTAATTAGCAATGTTGTTAAAGATAACAATAGCGAGTCTCTCGTCTACGTATCAACACCAGTTATATCTGATAATCAGTTAATTGGTATTCAGGTCATAACAACGAATATTAAAGATTTTTTCAATGAAGTTTTCACAGATATTGATAAAGAGACTTTTCAAATTAGAATACTTGAAAACAATAACCTTATCTATACTTCTTCACAAAAGAGAAATAAAAATGATAATTTCACTAGCTTCCTCTTAGATACAAATGGTGGAGAATGGAAAATCTCAATTTCACCAACTGATCGATATATTGCAACTCTTTCTTCATCAACAGCTGAGCTTGTCCTAATATTTGGTTCATTTATCTCACTACTTGGAGGACTGTTAATTTATAATTATCAAAATGTCGAATTAGCAAGAAAAGAGGCCCTTTACTCAGAAAAGATAAAGTCATCAATCCTAGCAAATATGAGTCATGAGATAAGAACTCCAATGAATGGAATTATTGGTATGGTGGATATACTATCAAAAGACTTAAAGAACAAACAGGACTTAAAGAAGGTGCAAATTATTAAGTCCTCTACCATGGCCCTAATGAAGACAATTAATGATATTCTCGACCTATCAAAGCTCGAATCAAATAAGCTTGAACTAAATGAAGAAGTTTTCAATTTTAAAGAATTAATAAGAGATATTGTCACTCTATTTTCATTAGAGAGTGCAAAGAATAACACCACAATAAGCTATTCATTCTCAAATGAGTTTCCGACATGGTTTAAAGGTGACTCATATAGAATAAGACAAGTTCTAAATAATATCGTAAGTAACTCTGTTAAGTTTACTAAGAATGGAAAGGTTAAAATTATTACGGACTTTAAACCTAATGGTAATAACTCGACTAAAATTTCAGTACAAGTAATCGATACGGGAATTGGCATAAATAAGGAACAAATTCCTAAACTTTTTGAAGATTATCAACAAGCTGAGCCAGGAACGACAAAGGACTTTGATGGTACAGGACTTGGTCTATCAATAAGTAAAAGAATTATAAAACTCTTAAAAGGTAGTATTAATATTGATAGTAATCCTGGGGAAGGTACTACTGTTAAGATCGAATTTGGATGTACTCCAAGTAAAGCCCCTACTCACAATACAAGATTATTTATATCTGAAAGTTACAATACCCTTAGCGTACTTGTCGTAGATGACAGCCAGATCCAACGAAAAATTTTGAAAGAATACCTTAAGAGATTAGATATCAAAGCGTCACTCGCAAAAAATGGCCATGAAGCACTAGAAAGACTAGAACAAAAACGCTTTGATCTTGTCTTTATTGACTACCATATGCCAACCCTTGATGGGATTGAGACGGCCAAGCTTATAAATGAAAAGTATGGCCTAAAAGCTCCAAAAATAATCGCCCTTACTGGAAGTATTGAAGTATCAAAAAATAAAGATTTTAAAGATGTTGGTGTTGATTTAGTTCTCTCTAAACCAATAGATTTCGAAAGTTTAAAAGGTATTATTTCTGAAAATATTGTAACTAAGAATAATACTTATCAGAAATCAACAACGGGATATCCTTATCTAAATAAGCTCATTTCAAAAGAAGAATTACTACTGAAGTTTGATGGGGATAAGCAATTACTAAAAGAATCAATCGATCTGCTACTTAGTAGCTCACCGATGTTAATTGAAAATATAGAAAGTGCTCTTGATGAAGAAGACTTTGAAAACTTAAGAATTAGTGCTCATTCTTATAGAAGTGCCATTGCAAACTTTCATATCGTACCAGCGATTAAATATGCTGAATTAATAGAAGATGCAGCACGATCACACAAACTCTACGAAGTAACGGAAAATTTAAAGAAGCTTAAAGAGGTATCACTTCTTTCACAAGAGAAATTGACAAAGATGTCCACAGAGCTAGGTGCATAA
- a CDS encoding DUF5522 domain-containing protein, whose amino-acid sequence MSRNKKKKNNLRAQYRLLHDEAQRNGEDYYRDPVTGGRVSTEARLKRMRKCCKDGCRHCPWGFKKRS is encoded by the coding sequence TTGTCCAGAAATAAGAAAAAAAAGAATAATCTAAGGGCACAATATCGCCTTCTTCATGATGAGGCCCAAAGAAATGGTGAAGACTATTATAGAGATCCTGTGACAGGAGGTAGAGTCTCAACAGAGGCCCGCTTAAAGAGAATGAGAAAGTGCTGTAAAGATGGCTGTCGCCATTGCCCATGGGGTTTCAAAAAAAGAAGTTAA
- a CDS encoding acetyl-CoA hydrolase/transferase family protein, which translates to MKLLNSAKEALSHVYSNSNVFIHGGDATPTELINGLIENAQRLNNVTLTHLHTHGEAKYADTKYKDIFNIVNLFVGGNLRKYVDYDRIDYLPCFLSEIPNLFRSRQVPLDFALIHVSPPDIHGFCTLGTSVDVAKAAVNSAKVVIAQINPHMPRVHGDGFIHVSEIDYAIEINRALSDSHGSPLSEEDLKIGQLTATLIEDGATLQMGIGSIPDAVLSSLTNHKNLGIHTEMWSDGALKLIKSGAVNNSMKNVHRGKTVSSFIVGGKDVHDFINDNPSVIQLEADYVNNPSIIKRNPKVCAINSAVEIDLTGQVCADSIGHHIISGVGGQMDFMRGASLSQGGKPIIVINSRSKRGIPKIVPTLKNGAGVVTTRSHIHYVVTEFGIANLYGKTLKQRAQELIKIAHPEDRQELERKWHELHCKL; encoded by the coding sequence TTGAAATTACTAAATAGCGCAAAGGAAGCACTCTCTCATGTCTATTCAAACTCAAATGTTTTTATTCACGGTGGTGATGCAACTCCTACTGAGTTAATTAATGGACTAATCGAAAATGCTCAGCGCCTAAACAATGTAACACTAACTCATCTTCATACACACGGTGAAGCGAAGTATGCAGACACTAAATACAAAGATATATTTAATATCGTAAACCTCTTTGTAGGGGGAAACTTAAGAAAGTATGTGGATTATGATCGCATTGATTACCTTCCTTGCTTTTTGTCTGAGATCCCAAACCTATTTCGCTCAAGACAAGTCCCCCTCGACTTTGCTTTAATTCATGTAAGCCCTCCAGATATTCATGGTTTTTGTACTCTTGGAACTTCAGTTGATGTGGCCAAGGCAGCGGTCAATAGTGCTAAAGTTGTCATAGCGCAAATCAATCCACATATGCCTCGTGTTCATGGGGATGGATTTATTCATGTAAGTGAAATTGACTACGCTATCGAAATTAATCGCGCACTATCAGATAGTCATGGAAGCCCCCTTAGCGAAGAGGATTTAAAAATTGGTCAGCTTACAGCGACTCTCATTGAAGATGGTGCCACTCTCCAGATGGGAATAGGAAGTATTCCCGATGCAGTATTAAGTAGTTTAACTAATCATAAGAACTTAGGAATTCACACTGAGATGTGGTCTGACGGTGCCTTAAAACTAATAAAGTCTGGCGCTGTTAATAACTCCATGAAGAACGTTCATCGAGGAAAGACTGTAAGTTCATTTATTGTTGGTGGTAAAGATGTTCATGATTTTATCAATGATAACCCGAGTGTAATTCAGCTTGAAGCCGATTATGTGAATAACCCTAGTATCATTAAGAGAAATCCAAAAGTTTGTGCAATTAATAGTGCCGTTGAAATCGACTTAACAGGACAGGTTTGTGCAGACTCAATCGGACATCATATTATTTCAGGTGTTGGTGGACAGATGGACTTCATGCGAGGCGCAAGCCTTTCACAAGGAGGAAAGCCTATCATCGTCATCAACTCTCGTAGTAAAAGAGGGATACCAAAAATTGTTCCAACATTAAAAAATGGTGCAGGAGTCGTCACAACACGCTCACATATTCACTATGTTGTAACTGAATTTGGTATTGCTAACCTCTATGGAAAGACACTTAAGCAAAGAGCACAAGAATTAATTAAGATTGCTCATCCTGAAGATCGACAAGAATTAGAAAGAAAATGGCATGAACTGCACTGTAAGCTCTAG
- a CDS encoding response regulator: MKTDRKKVILVAEDEPILNEMYVEAFESLGYKTVGVHDGHQALAFAKENQVDFLVTDLKMPKMDGITLIEELRKIHPEIPPVLIITGFIDEANTLRAKELGALDLMTKPFDFDNVIGKIEKTFDQAS; the protein is encoded by the coding sequence ATGAAGACGGATAGAAAGAAAGTCATACTAGTTGCCGAAGACGAACCAATCTTAAATGAGATGTATGTTGAAGCATTTGAATCACTTGGTTATAAAACAGTTGGTGTTCATGACGGCCATCAGGCTCTGGCCTTTGCAAAAGAAAATCAAGTAGACTTTCTAGTTACAGACTTAAAAATGCCAAAAATGGATGGAATAACTCTTATCGAAGAGCTTAGAAAAATTCACCCAGAAATTCCACCTGTTCTTATTATTACTGGCTTTATCGATGAAGCAAATACTTTAAGGGCCAAAGAGTTAGGCGCTCTTGATCTCATGACAAAACCATTTGATTTCGACAATGTCATTGGAAAAATTGAAAAGACTTTTGATCAAGCCAGCTAA
- a CDS encoding ATP-binding protein codes for MKIENEKSITFKYLVAFISIVAFTVLAQALIQYFILQQESYSEIINLAGRQRMLSQRLAKQSLLYSLSGEERKLALSKDILKTKELLFSTHEHLKNGSEDHKIAPAFTDSIRDKYLALDPVLKMMEEDVVCLINNCQTQKDSLNNIVNHSESFLATMNHIVYESADYSKSRILNLSKVEFILFTLIILLLIYEFFKIIIPIKQKLISQLNELRQKDQVITHSSKLAAIGELAAGIGHEINGPLTIIKGYLTRLKRESYKNNKNEASIINSFEKIEGSANQIENIVKGLRTFARKDDVKTVEFNLAQIVQDCIAMVEQIYDHYGIEVTLENQVGDIKINGNPGKIQQVMMNLLSNAKDALEGSDNKEIKVTLSQSNEKVQIKVSDSGVGISDAIKRKVFEPYFTTKEFGKGSGLGLSLSFNFIKEHNGTISYDSEPGHGTTFNIELPV; via the coding sequence ATGAAAATTGAAAACGAGAAAAGTATTACATTTAAGTATCTCGTAGCTTTTATTTCAATTGTTGCTTTTACTGTCTTGGCCCAGGCATTAATTCAATACTTTATTCTTCAGCAAGAAAGTTATTCTGAGATAATTAACTTGGCCGGCCGCCAGCGTATGCTAAGCCAAAGACTTGCTAAGCAATCTTTGCTTTATTCCTTAAGTGGGGAAGAAAGAAAACTCGCTCTTAGTAAAGACATCTTAAAAACAAAAGAGCTTCTTTTTTCTACACACGAGCATCTTAAAAATGGTAGTGAAGATCACAAAATCGCTCCTGCATTCACAGATAGTATAAGAGATAAGTACTTAGCATTAGATCCTGTGTTAAAAATGATGGAAGAGGATGTTGTTTGTTTAATCAATAACTGCCAGACCCAAAAGGATAGTCTTAACAATATCGTCAATCATTCAGAAAGCTTCTTAGCAACGATGAATCATATTGTTTATGAGTCTGCAGATTATTCAAAATCAAGAATTTTAAATCTAAGTAAAGTTGAGTTTATACTTTTCACATTAATCATTCTCTTATTAATCTACGAATTCTTTAAAATTATTATTCCAATTAAACAAAAACTTATCTCGCAATTAAATGAGTTAAGACAAAAGGATCAAGTTATTACTCATAGCTCAAAGCTTGCTGCTATTGGCGAGCTGGCCGCCGGGATTGGCCATGAAATAAATGGGCCATTAACAATTATCAAAGGGTATCTAACGAGATTAAAGAGAGAAAGTTATAAGAATAATAAAAATGAAGCAAGCATTATAAATTCATTTGAAAAGATCGAAGGCTCTGCAAATCAAATTGAAAATATCGTTAAAGGACTTAGAACCTTTGCACGTAAAGATGATGTGAAAACGGTAGAATTTAATCTTGCACAGATCGTTCAAGATTGTATTGCTATGGTTGAGCAAATCTATGATCATTATGGAATTGAGGTTACTCTTGAAAATCAAGTAGGCGATATCAAAATCAATGGTAATCCTGGAAAGATTCAGCAAGTAATGATGAATCTCTTATCTAACGCAAAAGATGCTCTTGAAGGAAGTGATAATAAAGAGATTAAAGTCACTCTTTCTCAGTCAAATGAAAAGGTGCAAATTAAAGTTTCCGACTCGGGTGTTGGGATTAGTGATGCAATCAAAAGGAAAGTCTTTGAGCCTTATTTTACAACTAAAGAGTTTGGAAAAGGTAGTGGCCTAGGCCTATCTCTATCTTTCAATTTTATCAAAGAGCATAACGGAACAATCAGTTATGATTCCGAACCAGGGCATGGCACAACCTTCAATATTGAGCTCCCTGTTTAG
- a CDS encoding DUF4423 domain-containing protein, which translates to MEKVSALNFDNFLDYLNYVVSPASHFKSRPKTLEQWATRLGYKSSSILSMVLKGQRVPSHDLIASIAFDLDLSEDEARYLQLLVQLEKEKRKNKDCSRTLQYLNKLKSHGTFNRISLDEFSYISQWHFFAIKNLVLLEDFREDYDWISNQLRKKVQPSKVKSSIEQLVKMGVLKRDKDGNLKKPTKGYSTGDTIPSSAIRSHHKEMISRGHESIDEIEMALRQISSLTLAISDDDISKAKDKIIEFCQEFNHTFAKDKNADSIYQLNIQFFPHTLVKKGKQQ; encoded by the coding sequence ATGGAAAAAGTATCAGCTTTAAATTTTGATAATTTTTTAGACTACTTAAATTATGTAGTCTCGCCAGCGTCTCATTTTAAATCACGTCCAAAGACACTCGAGCAGTGGGCCACACGTCTCGGTTATAAGTCTTCTTCAATTCTTTCTATGGTCTTAAAGGGACAAAGAGTTCCTAGTCATGATTTGATTGCTTCTATTGCTTTTGATTTAGATTTGTCTGAAGATGAAGCAAGGTATTTGCAATTACTTGTTCAGCTTGAAAAAGAAAAACGAAAAAATAAAGATTGCTCAAGGACTTTACAATATCTAAATAAACTCAAATCTCATGGTACATTTAATCGTATTAGTTTAGATGAATTTTCATATATTTCACAATGGCATTTCTTTGCTATTAAAAACTTAGTTCTCTTAGAAGACTTTAGAGAAGATTATGATTGGATTTCAAATCAGCTAAGAAAAAAAGTTCAACCTTCTAAAGTTAAGAGTTCGATTGAACAATTAGTGAAAATGGGTGTTTTAAAAAGAGATAAGGATGGCAATTTAAAAAAACCGACAAAGGGTTACTCTACAGGAGATACGATTCCTTCTTCTGCCATTCGCTCTCATCATAAGGAAATGATTTCAAGAGGGCATGAGTCCATTGATGAAATAGAAATGGCCCTAAGGCAAATTAGCTCTTTAACACTGGCCATTAGCGATGATGATATTTCAAAAGCTAAGGATAAGATTATAGAGTTTTGTCAGGAATTTAATCACACTTTTGCAAAAGATAAGAATGCAGACTCAATTTATCAGCTCAATATTCAGTTTTTTCCACATACTTTGGTAAAAAAAGGTAAGCAACAATGA
- a CDS encoding CBS domain-containing protein, translated as MKNIKVEEFTTPILHVISENALLDQAFSIMKENNIRHLPVSDGEQILGIISERDVMALYGKGWQEAIRVRDFMNESVLSVYRGDNLGEVAYQLSNNKVGSAIVLDENGKVYGIFTVTDALNALVEIFVTDAYERSDLR; from the coding sequence ATGAAAAATATTAAAGTCGAAGAATTCACAACACCTATCCTTCATGTCATCTCCGAGAATGCTCTATTGGATCAGGCCTTTAGTATTATGAAAGAAAATAATATCAGACACCTTCCAGTAAGTGATGGAGAGCAAATCTTAGGGATTATCTCAGAGCGTGACGTGATGGCCTTGTATGGGAAAGGTTGGCAGGAAGCAATTAGAGTAAGAGACTTTATGAATGAATCTGTTTTATCTGTTTATCGTGGTGATAATCTTGGAGAAGTGGCCTATCAACTTTCAAATAATAAAGTTGGCTCAGCAATTGTCCTCGATGAAAATGGAAAGGTGTACGGAATCTTCACTGTTACAGATGCTCTTAATGCACTCGTTGAAATTTTTGTGACTGATGCATATGAGAGAAGTGATCTTCGCTAA
- a CDS encoding response regulator: MYKILIIDDDEISTHILSTKLKKLQYTVSVYNDPSIVMEDIKIVEDADIVLLDIMMPNFSGYDVLKEIRQYYSQNNIPVIMVTSQNTTSEIVDALTLGANDYVNKPIQFEVLLSRIETQIKVLELHKKDIHNKQIQLFHAIVATYNHEINNQLNIALNISKTLRKDLKDNKAINRLDHAIEKIGQFVNKIEELNPTIDHSMKDYLNEAKMLNLNNEE, translated from the coding sequence ATGTATAAGATATTAATCATCGATGATGACGAGATTTCCACTCATATCCTTTCAACAAAGTTGAAAAAGCTTCAATATACGGTGAGTGTTTATAATGACCCATCAATTGTCATGGAAGATATAAAAATAGTAGAAGATGCAGATATTGTATTATTAGATATCATGATGCCTAATTTTTCAGGCTATGACGTACTAAAAGAGATACGTCAGTATTATAGCCAAAACAATATCCCAGTCATTATGGTGACCTCACAAAATACAACGTCAGAAATTGTTGATGCTCTAACTTTAGGTGCAAATGATTATGTTAATAAGCCAATACAATTTGAAGTTCTTCTTTCTCGTATAGAAACACAAATAAAAGTCTTAGAATTACATAAGAAGGATATACACAATAAACAGATACAATTATTTCATGCGATTGTGGCAACCTACAATCACGAAATAAATAATCAATTAAATATCGCTCTAAATATTTCTAAAACATTAAGAAAAGACTTAAAAGATAATAAAGCAATAAACAGACTAGATCATGCCATTGAAAAGATTGGCCAATTTGTAAATAAGATCGAAGAATTAAATCCAACGATAGATCACTCAATGAAAGATTATTTGAATGAAGCTAAAATGCTAAACCTCAATAATGAAGAATGA
- a CDS encoding response regulator: MLDKTRKKVVIAEDETTLNEIYVEILEDLGHEAVGFEDGATALDYILKNEVDFVVSDLKMPIMDGLTLLKELRKRHPSHPPVLIITGYFNPQIRKDALEFGVVDLISKPFDFEKISEYLDR, encoded by the coding sequence ATGCTAGATAAAACAAGAAAGAAAGTTGTAATTGCTGAAGATGAAACAACATTGAATGAAATATATGTGGAGATCCTAGAAGATCTCGGCCATGAAGCAGTGGGCTTTGAAGATGGTGCAACAGCACTTGATTACATATTGAAAAACGAAGTTGATTTTGTTGTAAGTGACTTAAAGATGCCTATAATGGACGGTTTGACACTTTTAAAAGAGTTAAGAAAGAGGCATCCATCGCATCCACCAGTGCTCATTATAACGGGTTATTTTAACCCACAAATAAGAAAGGATGCATTGGAATTTGGCGTTGTCGATCTCATTTCTAAGCCGTTTGATTTTGAAAAAATAAGTGAATACCTAGATCGCTAA
- a CDS encoding VF530 family DNA-binding protein, translated as MKAGKKMNDQSNRKKDPLEGVTLKMMLTDVINLFGCKDIYKMTEINSFNDEPPMFNKILKFIRKNPWAIQKIEKMYRGNLETIEKMKSDGTISKKDLALGSGTGGRKTKY; from the coding sequence ATGAAAGCAGGTAAAAAAATGAATGATCAAAGTAATCGCAAAAAGGACCCTTTAGAAGGTGTGACTTTAAAGATGATGTTAACAGATGTCATCAATCTCTTTGGCTGTAAAGATATCTATAAAATGACTGAGATTAATAGCTTCAATGATGAACCGCCGATGTTCAATAAAATTTTAAAATTTATTAGAAAGAATCCATGGGCCATTCAAAAGATTGAAAAGATGTATCGAGGGAATTTAGAGACGATAGAGAAAATGAAAAGCGATGGAACTATATCAAAAAAAGACCTAGCTCTAGGTAGTGGTACTGGTGGGCGTAAGACAAAATATTAA